The genomic window gcactctttctctcaaaataaataaataaacattaaagaaattaataaaattaaattaacctCTCCTTTcatacaaaacaaattaaaataaaaaggatatattttaGATCTGTTCAGATAACTTTACTACTTATGTATTATCAAACTTCCAATTTAATTTGCTGTTCTAGTTTCAACGGTTTTAAAACAAATGCGGATGTTGTTAGATATGCAATATATAGCCAAATCTCTaagttctatatttaaaattttacttttaaaattaaacaattactCCATAGGACCACTCATTTAAATCCCATCCCAAATTAATTATCTTTTTCATAAAAGGTCCCTATCAAAAGTAATTTggcaatcatacctcaataaaactggaaagaaataatttattgaaagaatCCTACCTTAAACTAGTGTGATGCCTCAGAATATCCTAGGTAATcttaaaatgagttaaaatgtttattcaaaaatGTTAATCTTATAATATAAATAAGTCCAGAACTATGACTTTGATGCATGGAGCTAAATAAGGACACAACTGACGTGACAGAAAACTGCTTTCAAAAGCATCATTGacaaatgaaactggaccactttctcacactacacacaaaaacaaactcaaaatggattaaagacctaaatgggagacccgaaactgtaaaacttctagaaaaaaacaggcaataatttcgctgacatcagccttagcaacatttgCTAGATATGTCTCTTCAGGCAAGGGAGATACAAGTAAGAATAaagtattgggactacatcaaaataagcagcttttgcacagcaacagaaactatcaaaaagataaaaaggcaaCTGACCGaatgagaaaatgtatatttgtaaATTATCTATCCAATAAGAgcctaatatccaaaatatataaagaattcatacaaggCAACACCAAAAACACCCAAGTAATCCTATTAAAataatgggcagaggacctgactACACAATTTCCCAGACGCAGTGATGGCCAACACACACGTGAAGAGGTCCAGCATCACtgatcctcagggaaatgcaaatcaaaaccacaatgaggtatcaccttacacctgtcagaatggctagactCAAAAAGACACGagacaacaaatgttggcaaggatgtggagagaaaagaaCCCTCATGAAAGGAAGCTAATACATACACAGGAATCTTCATGAAAACGTTTGTCATTCTTTCTGATCTAGGCAGTATGTGGCAGAACTGCACTTgtatttaaaggtttatttttgaaagagtgcacaACTGGCAGAGGGGCAGTGAAAGGGGGTTGTGGCCgaagatctgaagctggctctctgacagcagcaagccctatacagggcttgaactcaggaatcacaagattataacctgagctgaagtcagacacttaaccaactgagccaacaggCAGCCCTAGAACTGCAATTTCCCTTGGAGTGATCAGATTTTTACACTTCCATGTTAGCACTGAATAATTATTAGGGGGACAGGGAGCAGAGTTCTCCAGGATGCTGATATCATACCTTAATCTGTCCTAAGATTTATAACTGACTGCCATGTTGAACACCCTTAACCcaataatggaaacaaaaaggACCTGTTAGAGGAAAAATGATCCTGTAGTTTCTGTATGCCTCTGGTATGACAAAAAATTTATTCAGGTCTCTAGAGTCACAATCCTGAAGAAATGCAAGACCACCTGTTTTCTGAAATATCATGTCTCTACCTATTCAGGTTACTTTAAATTTTCCGTATATATAGTATTTTGTAATTAAGAACTTAAAATCTATGTCTCGTATACTAGAACACTACAAAGTGGAACACCTGATTAGTGAGTACTATTTTCCTCTATCAtctcaaataacaaaaaaatgcgTAGGACTTTTGATTATACAAATCAAGAACAGAGTGCACACCTATTCATCTGAACATTGATAAATACAAAGTAATGAAGCATTTCTAAATATGCAACTAGAAATCACACTTGTCTCCAGCTTTAGTGAAGTGCttagaaaagtttattttgtgcTTAGCCTATTTTTCTAAATCATCACAAAATTACTATACATCCAAAACTCTTCAATggtagaatatttaatatttaaaggcaAGGCCTTTAAAGAAAACTGTTGTACATTATGATACTTTCTAAGTCTAATGGATTCACACAGCAGCAGAATCTAGACAAAAGGGGACGTTACAGAAATTGTCTATCACACAATGGGCAAGTGATTCACTCTGAGTTACCATTTTTCCGCTTCCTGTGGCAGTTCTTACtgccacccaacaccccacccctCTGTGGCGTAAGGCGGaagctctgtgctctctctgaagTGTACGCTTCTATTAAATGTGCCATCCTGCTGATGCCCACCTGTGAAATACTATACAAAAGTACAGCAGAATACAGACTTTGTGTTCCAAAACCTAAGAATGCTACGATTTTTAAACATCAAGCATACAGACTTCGTAAAATCAATTAAGAACTTTCTATGTAACGATGAATATACAGTGAAAACATACACTAGAAGATGCTTTTTCCTGAGTAGAatgataactttattttatatcaaattaAGCTTCtatgaattttcaaaatgtaaaatatcaagGCTTTTCTATGAGatcaaataaaaatcaggaatgTTCACCTtcatatgcaaaacaaaataaaaacgaAAGGAAGCTCAAGTAGAGGTTCAACAGAAtgacataaaatctgaaatgagtggccaaaattttaaattatcagtaAACAGCTCTTTAATTTTAAGGAACCCTCAGTAAACTTCGgtttgaaacaacaaaaaagggcTATTTATTAAAGCATGtaaaatgtttccagaaaatTATCCAATTTAGAAAATAAACCATACAGTGAACAGAGGGGAACAGAAAAGGCAACCAGCCTTTAAAGGAATCAGGACAACACCATGGACTTTTATAAAAACTTTCTAAACCAGGAGAATATCCTGTATTATCATGTGTAGAAAACTAATTAAAGCAAGGTAATCTTTATTAGTTGCGTaatctaaaaatatgaagaaattttgGACTGTATTTCTGAAATGACCAGAGTTGTCATTGAAACACACATTTCTTGAGTCAATGGGCAAAGTTCCCACTTATgggaaatatgttctttttttcacacagtgaaactgagaaaaattatatCAAATGAGAAATCTTCTCCAAAGTAATCTCCTAAAATACCTCAATAATGGAATACTCGGGAAATGTAATTTTTCAACTCAGAAGACCTGAAACagattattaaataaacatactCAAACCTTATTGCTTGGCACCagagttttcaaaaattaaattgtttaaacCATCATACTGGTGTTCTTAAATcctatttcaaacttttttatgtagtgctacttttattttctgaagataGCCTGTCCAATCTAATGACAATCTAGACTGAACCCTGCAATGTACAAGCATGTCACAGTTTACTTCAAACCAGAAGAAATGACCCATCTTCTATTTCTGCCCAAATCATATTAtggtatttataaaaattaactaggATTTATCTGTGGACATGAAGGACCCACAGAACGCTGTCTTATGGTGTTCTGTGGAATGTCTTTGTTTGTTCCTTCTTTACTTCCTGCTTCGTCTTCTGAAACATCTTCTTCATCAGCCTCTTGTTCCTCCTCCAGTTTTTTCAAAGGTTGAGAAGATTCTggtaataatttttcttaaaaataaagaccagaaGGAATTAcggggtacaaacttccagtgatAACTTAAgtacaaagatgaaaaacacagcatagggaatatagtcagtaatactATAATCACAGACAGACAACATTCATGGTgagtattaaaacaaaaaaagataaagacccagaaatgcattttttttttgttgatgCACTAGTGTTGCAATAGAGTAAAATCAAGACACGATTCATAGGCCCATAAACTGCTTTGCCATTTATTTATCAATGATAAGTTTcaatttccaaaaggaaaacaagttaCCTTTAAGAATAAGtgataccataaaaataaaaattggtttgAAAGATCCATTTTATTTACCAAATTCATTGTAATTACCTGCCTGTTTATAAATTGATCCAACACTAACAAACCAGAATTAAGGCTGTGAATGTGGATGTTTTAAGATATACCACATTATATTACATATGTTATATTAATTTGCTCTTAAATCTTCTACTTAAGAAGTACACTGAAACAAACTTCAACACTACCCTTGTTCCAGTTCCTAAGTGAACAGGAATCAGACATTTACGACTGAAGGTTTTATTCCTatctattggttttttttctccaagagGTTTCACAAGTatgcttcctcttcctcacaTACATagttttattaaggtataattataaataataaatgtataaagctTAGACATACAGTTCAATGAGTTTTTAactatgtacacatacacacacacacacacacacacacacacacacacacccgcttttccttttttttttttttacaggactTGTTGCTAGTTAACTTAAACTTTGAACACACCATGTTACTGAGATACTGAACACAGAATTGGGCCAAGAGGCTTTAGTCTGCCCAGGGATCCTAGCAGAGTAGGGAGGCCCGAGGGTGTAAGGcagaagaaaacactggaagAAATGACCGCATGGTGGGCACTCTGGTTTGGTCTGAAGTTGTTCTTTCTGTTGGGTTAATGGCCCCTTCCCTGTACCACACCTCATGTCGCTGCGGGGGGCACTACAGCTCACAACAGTGGTTTCCCACGGGGGTGGTCCTGCTCCCCCGACCCCACCACTGCTAAGGAACACTTAGCACTGTCTGGAGAGAGTTTCGTTGTCACCACTAAGAGGAGCGGTGCTGTTGCCAACGTGTGGGATAATGCTGAACATCCAACACTTTACAAATGACAGTCTGTCACAAGTAAGAATTATCCAGCTCTGAAGGTAAAAAGTGTccaggttgagaaaccctggtttACATGGATTGTTCCAAAAAGTGAGCTCTTTACATGGGTAGAGTGCACCAGAAGTTTTCCAAAAGATAGGGGGGTGCAGGGAAAAAGCATCCTTCTTACTCTGGATTGTGAGCTACTGCTTTCTTAGTCATTTTATGCTAAGGGCTGAAAAGAGCAAAAACAGAGCAGGGAATGGCATGGAAAACTAAGCAATTCAAAAACACGAGGCTGAACATTTGAGCCCAAAGACCCAGTCAACTCTGCTCTCGGACTTCCTTGCTACATGAAACAATAAACTCCAATTTTGCTTAGAGCTAAGAATGAGCTGGGTCTCTCCTTAGCAATTCAACATCTAAGCTAAACACAGACATTGGAAAACAACTCAAAACACATGCCCTGCTATAGGAGGGCCAGTATCATATTAAAGTGTGGGTTAATGTTTATCAGTTGTGCCACATATTACTTGAAACAAATTTACTGTTAGGTTTAAGGTTTTTCaatgatataaatattacatCCATCAACTTTTAAATTGTCTCTTAAGTAACCTGTGCTCACATTTCTTTCCCTACAGGTCAGTGGCTCTTGCTGGATAGAATGAATGCTTCCCCTGTACACGTCCTGTTCAGTATTGATGCAATTatctaagaaatgaaaagataatctgCCAGCTATCCAATGGACAAGGTAACCTGTAAATGCAATCTTGACTGATTTCATTTCAGGAGTTCTGACCTCAATATATCCTAAAGTCACGAAAGGCAGCACAATGAAAATGTCACGTCCACAGTCTACTTTAGGCTCTACTCTCTACTCTGTCACTTCTTTGTGACCCTGGAAAAATAGTTCATCTCTCTGAGTCTTACTTTCCCCAACCACAAAATAAAGAGTATCACTCATGCAATCTAGAGAGCTGCTGAAAAGTGACTAGGATGTCACAAAGTGACTGAAATGGCAGCAAAAGGGCTTCCCTAACAGTGTAAttttcaagattaaaaacaaatgctgATAGTCAATTACAGTAAGTCAGATAGCAGTGAATACTTCTAATTGTATCAACTCATCTTGCAGTACAGTGTCAATGCAAATCCTGAATCAGCTACAGCAACTACTTTCCCCAATATCCTACCAGAAAAACTTAGACTTGGCTACAATacaaaaaaatcttcaaatgtgGTCACTATAATAATGAATGACTTCCAGAGTAGAATATATTCAATGTTTTCTGACTCAAGTATACTAAAGTGGATCCATGAATATcatgaaattttcaaataaaatgacaTCAGATCAGTGATAAGTATCTGCAAGTTATACGCAATGTTAAAAGTCTCCACATTACAAAAGCCAAGAAAATAACGAGGCTCCAAAATCCACCAGGCTAGCATTCTTACATGAAATATATATCCTGCCCTTTCTGATGTAAACTACTATTCCACATTTAGAAACCTAATCTAGACAGGCAACTCGCTGTCTGTGTGATTGTGTTCACAGAAATGAACAGAAttatagcaataaaaaataaacattaaaaatatacttactgGAAGGGTATGGCTGTGCTCTACGCCTTTTTGAAGGAAAAAGGCAATCTGCCACAAATATCATACactgcaaaaataaacacaagaagtCTGAATGTGTATGATAGAGCTTAGTGTACCTACATTCGAtcatcagattttaaaatatttttcttccaggtactctgaaaatgaaatacttacaAGTCCCAATAACAGTCCTGAAAGCAGAGTTGCTAAAGCAAAAACTGTATATGATCCCCAAACTGGCAACCCAAGATCTTCAATAAAATAGTTATGGCAAGtctaaaatcaaaaggaaaagaaaaaaactttaaaaacccgGTTGTTTAAAAATCAGGGGTAGTGTCAAAAATGttctaaatagaaataaaaactctaGCCCATACCCTGATCCACATAGATAGCTGAAAGAGTGCGGACATACTACTCATCCTGAAAGAAAAGAGGATAAAAAACTGAATTAAGATACGTACCTTTGAAAGAAATTGTGTACATATCAAGATCTTCTATTATTCAGTCTACAATTTCCTAACAGATTTTATTGCTGGTGTTAATCAAGATTAGTGATACATCActgacttcaagctgtattaagAATTTCTGTCAATGAAAATTAACAGTTCTTGAACTGCTATCATTATGGGATGTCCTCATAAATAAAACACTTGgtaactttttccttttcctactaCTTTGACATTAGCCTTACACCTTTCATCTGATTTCTCCAATATACTCTGCCAAATAGGTTACAAGCTCTTGGGAACCGCTGGCTAAAGTCAAGTGTACTGTAAGCAAATGGCAACTCTTATTCACCCTTAAAATCCTCCAAAGAATAAGCAGAGAACAGAGCCTGAAGGAAGAACTGGGTATATTTGTTGAACTGATCCTTCCCAC from Suricata suricatta isolate VVHF042 chromosome 9, meerkat_22Aug2017_6uvM2_HiC, whole genome shotgun sequence includes these protein-coding regions:
- the TMX1 gene encoding thioredoxin-related transmembrane protein 1 isoform X3; the protein is MTASRSPVVPVAVLLLLVCGAPWTHGRRSDVRIITDGNWKELLEGEWMIEFYAPWCPACQNLQPEWESFAEWGEDLEVNVAKVDVTEQPGLSGRFIITALPTIYQMSSMSALFQLSMWIRTCHNYFIEDLGLPVWGSYTVFALATLLSGLLLGLCMIFVADCLFPSKRRRAQPYPSKKLLPESSQPLKKLEEEQEADEEDVSEDEAGSKEGTNKDIPQNTIRQRSVGPSCPQINPS